The Desulfobacterales bacterium genome segment GCCAAATACCGGGCCGATGATTTTCTCGACCCGGTACTGGCGGCGCCTGTCTATGTCCGGGCCCCGGAGGCGGAGCTGCTGTTCGGCGGAAAAAAGGGGAAATAGGTTGTGGTGAGCATGCGGAGCCGACGGAAAACCAGACAGATCATGGTGGGATCGGTGCCCATCGGCGGTGACGCGTTGATCGCGGTCCAGTCGATGACCAATACCGATACCCGGGAGGTGGAGGCCACCGTGGCCCAGATCCAGCAACTGGAGCGGGCCGGCTGCGAGATTATCCGGGTGGCGGTGGTGGACATGGAGGCGGCCCGGGCGATCCGGGCGATCCGCGACCGGATCGCCATCCCCCTGATCGCTGATATCCATTTTGATGCCCGCCTGGCCGTGGCCTCCATGGAGCACGGGGCCCAGGCGGTCCGGATCAACCCCGGCAATATCGGCGGCCCGGCCCGGCTGGCCCGGGTGGTGGATGCGGCCCGGCAGCAGGGGGCGGCCATCCGGGTCGGGGTCAACAGCGGTTCCCTGGAAAAGGATATCCTCAAAAAATACGGCCACCCGGTGCCCCATGCCCTGGTCGATAGCGGGCTGCGCAATATCCGTTTGCTCGAAAAGCTGGGCTTTGAGCAGATCAAGATCTCGCTCAAGTCGTCAAACGCCATGGCCACAGTGGCGGCCTATCGGTTGATGGCCGAGCGCTGTGACTATCCCCTGCATCTCGGGGTCACCGAGGCCGGCGGCTTGATCGCCGGCACGGTCAAGTCCAGCGTGGCCCTGGGTATCTTGCTCAACGAGGGGATCGGCGACACCTTGCGGATCTCGTTGACCCGGGACCCGGTTGAGGAGATCCGGGTGGGTTTTGAGCTGCTCCGGGCCCTTGATATCCGTCACCGGGGCCCGGAACTGGTCTCCTGCCCCACCTGCGGCCGTTGCGAGATCAATCTCTTCAACCTGGCCGAAGCAGTGGAGCGTCACCTGCAGACCATGGAACAACCGCTCAAGGTGGCGGTGATGGGCTGCGTGGTCAACGGTCCGGGCGAGGCCCGGGAGGCGGATATCGGCCTGGCCGGCGGCAGGGGGGTGGGCATTATCTTCAAGAAGGGCAAGCTGTTTAAAAAGGTCAGCGAGGATGAACTGCTGCCCGCCTTTCTCGCTGAACTGGACGGGATGGCGAAGCAGAAGACAGAGGATGGATGACAGAGGACAGAGGACAGAGGACAGAGGACGGATGACAGAGGACGGAAGACAGTGAAAAGATAGTTATTTGTTAATGGTAACCGCGTGTTATAATTTTTTAACCAATAACCAATAACAGGCCGGTCCAGACAAGACCCTCTACCGTGATAAAAGAAGGAATATCGAATGCGTTATTCTAAACTGCTGTTGCCGACCTTGAAAGAGACCCCGGCCGAGGCCGAGGTGGTGAGTCACCGGCTGCTGCTCCGGGCCGGATTTATCCGCAAGCTGGCCTCCGGGATCTATACCTACCTGCCCCTGGGGCTGGCAACGATCCGCAAGGTGGAGCAAATCGTCCGTGAGGAGATGAACCGGGCCGGGGCCCAGGAACTGTTGATGCCCATGGTCCAGCCGGCCGATCTCTGGCAGGAATCAGGCCGGTGGAACAAGTATGGCCCGGAACTCCTCCGTTTCCACGACCGGCATGAACACCAGAGCTGTCTCGGTCCCACCCACGAAGAGGTGGTCACCGACCTGGTGCGGCGCGAGGTCCATTCCTACCGGGATCTGCCCCTGAACCTCTATCAGATCCAGACCAAGTTCCGGGACGAGATCAGGCCGCGTTTCGGGCTGATGCGGGGCCGGGAGTTCATCATGAAGGACGCCTACAGTTTTGACGTGGACGACCGGGGGGCCGAGGTCAGCTACCAGGCGATGTATGACGCCTACCAGCGGATCTTTACCCGCTGCGGCCTCTCCTTCCGGGCGGTGGAGGCGGATACCGGCACCATTGGCGGCAGTTCCTCCCACGAGTTCATGGTGCTGGCTGAAACCGGCGAGGATACCCTGGTGATCTGCAAGGAGTGCAGCTATGCCGCCAACATGGAAAAGGCCCGGGTCCGGCCGCCGGAGGCCCCGGCCGGGCCGGTTGAATTGCGGCCCATGGAAAAGGTGGAGACCCCGGGCAAGCGCAAGGTGGCCGCGGTGACCGGATTTCTGGGGATCACCCCGCGGCAGCTGGTCAAGACCATGGTCTTTCTGGTTGACGGCAAACCGGTGGCCGTGCTGCTCCGCGGCGACCGCGAGGTGCAGCCGGTCAAGCTGAAAAATCTGTTTAATGCGCTGGAGGTGGAACTGGCCGACGATGACCAGGTCTTTAAGATCACCGGGGTGGCCACCGGCTATCTCGGTCCGATCGGGCTCAACATCGAGGTGGTGGCGGACCGGGAGGTCATGGAGATGCGTAATTTCGCCATTGGCGCCAATGAGAAGAATTTTCACCTGATCAATGTCAATATCGGCCGCGACCTCACCGTGGCCAGGCAGGCCGATCTGCGCCAGGCCACGGCCGAGGATCGCTGCGTGGCCTGCGGCGGACAGCTGGAGTTGACCAAAGGCATCGAGGTCGGCCATATCTTCAAGCTGGGCGATGTCTACAGCAAGAGGCTCAAGGCGGTGTTCCAGGACAGCCGGGGCAAGGAACTGCCCTTTGTGATGGGCTGTTACGGGATCGGGGTCAGCCGGGTGGTGGCCGCGGCCATTGAACAGAACAATGATAAGGACGGGATCATCTTTCCCCTGCCCATTGCCCCCTGCCAGGTGGTGATCCTTGATCTCGGCGGCAAGGACCAGGCGATCAGCCGCGCGGCCGACACCCTGTATCACCAGTTGCTCGACCACGGCCTGGAGGTGCTGCTGGACGACCGCGGGGAACGGCCCGGAATCAAGTTCAAGGATGCCGACCTGATCGGCATCCCCTATCGGCTCACGGTGGGCAGGAGATTTGCCGGGGACGGCACCATCGAACTCCGCCGCCGGGCCGACGGCCGTACCGAAACCATGCCCCTGGACAAGGCTGCCGGGCGGCTGTCAGCCATGATCCGGGAGGAACTGGCCGGGATGACGCCGTGAGCAGCGGGCAGTAAGTAATGGCGACTATTGAGCAGATCATCGACCTGGCCGGCAGGCATCTGGAAAAAGAGGAACTCGTGGTCCTGGAAAAGGGCTACGAGTACGCGCTCAAGATCTACAGCGGCAAAAAGCACCTCTCGTCCGGCAAGCCCTATATCACCCATGCCCTGGAGGTCTGTTTCATCCTGAGCCAGATGCGGCTTGATCGCAAGACGCTGCTGGCCGGGCTCCTGCACGGGGTGCTCAAGGAGGACCCCTCCCTCTCCTTTCGCGAACTGAGCGATCTGTTCGGCAATGATGTCGCCAATATCGTCCGCGGCGCCACCAAGATTACCAACGTCAAGTTTGACAGCCGGCAGACCTACCAGGCTGAAAACGTCAGGAAGCTGCTCCTGGCCATGGCCTCTGATCTGCGGGTACTCCTGGTCAAGCTGGCCGACCGGCTCCATGACATGCGTTCCTTTGCCCTGAACGACCGAAGCCGGGAACTGGCCATGGCCCAGGAAACCATGGAGCTTTATGCGCCCCTGGCCAGCCGGCTGGGTATCGACTGGATGAAGCGGGAGCTGGAGGACCTGGCCTTCAGCTTCCTGCAGCCCGACGAGTACCAGGATCTGCGGCAACGGGTGGCAAGTTCCACCGCCGACCGTGAGACCTATGTGGAAGAGGTGATCGGTATCCTTCGCCGCAAGTTGGCCGAGAACAATGTTGTTGACTGCGAGATCATCGGCCGGCCCAAGCATCTTTACTCCATCTACAAGAAGATCATCGCCCAGAAGATTCCCCTGGAAAAGGTCTACGACAAGGTGGCCTTCCGGATCATCGTCAACACGGTCAAGGAGTGCTACCAGGCCCTGGGGGTGGTCCATGAAAACTGGGCCCCGGTACCGGGCCGGATCAAGGATTTCATCAGCAGCCCCAAGGCCAACAACTACCAGTCGATGCACACCACCGTGCTCGGGCCGCGCAAAGAGTTCATGGAGGTGCAGATCCGCACCAGGGATATGGACCGGGTGGCCCAGGAGGGGATTGCCGCCCACTGGGCCTACAAGGAAGGGCAGGCGGTCAGCGCCCGGGACGCCAAGGTGTTCAAGAGCTTGAAACAGCTGGTCCACTGGCTGCAGGAGTTGAAAGACCCCAGGGAGTTTCTCGATTCGGTGCGGGACGAGCTTTTTGAGCCGGATGTCTACTGTCTGACCCCCATGGGCGAGGTCAAGGAACTGCCCCTGGGCAGCACCCCGATCGACTTCGCCTACCTGATCCATACCGAGGTCGGCGACCACTGCAGCGGCGCCAAGGTGAACAACCGGATCGTGCCGCTCAAGTACCGGCTCCAGAACGGCGACAAGGTGGAGATAATCACCTCGGCCAAGCAGAAGCCGCGCCGGGGCTGGCTGTCGATCGTCCGGACCAGCCGGGCCAAGTCCCGGATCCGTCACTGGCTCCGGCAGGAGGAAAGGGAAAGGTCGATCAACGTCGGCCGGGAGATCTGCGAGCGGGAGTTGCGCAAGTACAACACCACCCTGAAGAAGATCATTCGCACCGGTCATATCAAGGAGCTGCTCAAGGGGCTGCGCTGCAACTCCCTGGAGGATCTCCTGGCCAAGGTCGGTTCGGGCGGGATCACGGTCAAGACCCTGATCCAGCAGATGCAGCCACCGGAGATAAGGGTTGCGGCGGAGAAACGGGCGGATGATCTCCAGATCCCGGCCGCGCGGGCGCAGCAGAGCGACGGCCAGAGCGCGATCGTGGTTCAGGGGATGGATGACATGCTGGTGCATATCAGTCAGTGCTGTCTGCCGGTGCCCGGTGACCAGATCATGGGGTTCATCACCACCGGCCGGGGGATCTCCATCCATAAGCAGGGCTGCGTCAACCTGCTGGCCACTGATCCCCTCCGGCGGGTGGAGGTGGCCTGGTCGGCCAAGGAACAGACCGTGCACCGGGCCCAGATCCGGCTGGTGACCGAGAACCGCAAGGGGATGTTGGCCGGGGTCAGCGCCCTGATCAGCAAGGAGGATGCCAATATCCTCGAGCTTGAGGTCAAGACCCGGCCGGACAATCTGGCCGCCTATCTGGTGGTGGTGGAGGTGGAGGGATTGTCCCAGCTCCAGCATCTGCTCCAGCACCTGCGGCAGCTGGCCGGGGTTATCGAGGCCCATCGCGCATGAGCGAGATGAACCGGCATTCCGGGCTTGAGTTGCAGCAGCCGGTGGTCGCCATCCTGCGCGGGGTGAAGGCGGATCTTTTTGCCGCGCTGCTGCCCCGGGCCTTTGCCGCCGGACTTGATGCCATGGAGGTGACCCTGAATACCCCGGGCGCGCTGGAGATGGTCGCCGGCTGCCGGCCCGGGGTCCCGGCCGGCAAATATCTGGGCATCGGCACCATCCGCAACCTGGCGGAGGCCGAACAGGCGGTGGCCGGCGGGGCGATGTTTCTGGTGACCCCCAACCTGGACCCGGCGGTGATCGAGTACGGCAGGTCCCAACAGGTGCCGGTGATTGTTGGCGCCCTGACCCCCACCGAGGTCTATGGGGCCTGGGCCGCCGGCGCGGCCATGGTCAAGGTCTTCCCTTGCGGCGCCATGGGCGGGGCCGGGTATATCCGCGACCTGCGCGGTCCCTTTGACCGGATTCCGCTGCTGCCGGTGGGCGGGGTTTCCCATGATACGGCGCCCGCTTATCTGGCCGCCGGGGCCCGGGCCGTGGGGGTGGGCGCATCGCTGTTCGGCAAAAAGGCCCTGGTTGACGGGGATATCGACCTGGCGGTGGCAAACCTGAAAAAATTTCTCAGGCGTTGTCAAACAGGTTGAGATGCGGTATAAAAATCAGCCTGGCGCGGAGGAGGCCGGTGAATCGAGCCGACCCGGTAGGCCGGCGGATCACCCCGACGCTGTGGACGTTTACTGGTCCCAGTTAAGGTTAAAGCCCCCGCCTTCAGGCGGGTAGATTTATCACTTCCAATGGAATCCGGTTGGAAGGGAAGAGTTTTTTTACTTCGTGCTCGTGAACGTGCTCGTGAACGTAAACGTGATCGAGACAAGAAAAAAATAAATATGTTGCGAGCAAGCAGGATGGATTATCAAGGAGAGTTGCTCGATAAATGGACTTGTCGTTCGCCAAAAGCACTTATGTTCGTGTACGAGTACGTTCACGAGCACGAGCACGAGCACGTCAAAAACGGGTCTTGGACCCGTATCCCGACTTTCAGTCGTTAAGTTAACCCACCGTCTTCAGACGATGGTTGTTTACTTCGGCGACCTGGGTGGGCCGCCCACCAGCGGCGGCAAGTCATTTTCAGAGAGGGAGTCATGTTCAGACCGGAGATCAAGGTAATTGACTGTACGGTCCGCGACGGCGGACTGATGAATAAATGGCAGTTCAAGGACGACTTTGTCCGTGACGTCTACCAGGCCCTGTGCGCGGCCGGGGTGGACTACATGGAGATCGGTTATCTCAGCTCGGAAAGCGCCTTTGACCGGAAGGAGTACGGCCCCTGGCGCTTCTGCGCCGAGGAGGACCTGCAACGAATCATCGGCGATGGCGAGAAGAAGATCAAACTTTCGGCCATGGCCGACATCGGCCGGATCGATTACGGCGATATCCCGCCGGCCGCGGAAAGCTCCCTGGATATGGTCCGGGTGGCCTGTTACGTCCACCAGGTGGACACGGCCATAGCCCTGGCCCACCATTGCCTGGACAAGGGCTATGAGGCGACCATCAACCTGATGGCGGTTTCCACCGTGGGCCTGCGCGACCTGAACGAGGCCCTGGACGACCTGTCCAGGAGCCGGGTGCCGATCATCTACCTGGTGGACAGCTTTGGTGCCTTTTACTGCGAGGATATCGAGACCCTGGCGGCCAAGTATTTTGAGCGGCTGCCCGGCAAGACCATCGGCATCCATTGCCACAACAACCAGCAACTGGCCTTTGCCAATACCATTGCCGGCATCATTGCCGGGATCAATTTTCTCGACGGCACCCTGTACGGCATCGGCCGCGGCGCTGGCAACTGCACCCTGGAACTGCTGCTCTCCTTTTTGAAAAACCCCAAGTTCAACGTGCGGCCGGTGATTCAGTGCATCGAAAAGCAGATCTTCCCCTGGGCCAGGAAGATCGACTGGGGCTATTCAGTGCCCTACATGGTGACCGGGGTGCTGAACCAGCATCCCCGCACCGCCATGGCCCATATGGAGTCGGATCACCAGGAAGAGATCACTGATTTCTACGATAAGACCACCTGCACCAACGAGGCGGTCTGATCCCTTACCCCCGGCCTTGAACCCTGACTGTTTTATTGAGGAAGAGTATGCCCAGTCTCAAGATGTCCCTGCCCCATAATCTTGTCCCTGATGAGGCTGAAGACCGGATCAAGGGTCTATGGGACGAGCTGAAGGAACAGCACGGTGACAAGATCAGCGACCTGAACGAATCATGGAGCAACAGCACCGGCTTCTTTTCCTTCAGGATGATGGGTTTTGCGGTCAAGGGGACCCTGGCGGTGCAGCCGGCCCAGGTGGTCCTGGAAGGGTCGATCCCCTTTCTCGCCCTGCCGTTCAAGGCAGAGATCGAAGAAACCATCCTGATCAAGGCGCAACAGATTTTGAGTTAGCCTTGCCCCTCCCTGCCTTGTCCTTGACAGGCAATCTCAGCCCCGGCCGACGCCCCAACCCGCCGGGAGAAACCCGGCACTCCTTTACCAGGCTTCATCCCAAAGGCATTCGCGGGGTTTTCAGTCCCGAGGAGATTCTTCGTTTTTCCAGAAAGCTTCTGGTCGTCTGGTCCGGATTTCTCACAAAAAAAATTACTGCAGGTAAGCGCGGACCCCGAAGTCGCTAAGCACCAAATTCTACTTTTTGTTGGAAACAATTGATTTAGTATGTTACCGTATGTGATACATACTGGATCGAAAATGGATATTATAGAATTAAAAAAGAGCATAACAGCTAAATATTTTGACTTTCAGAATCTCAAGACAGCTATTGTCGGCCAGGCTAACGAGCGTCGATTTATAGGCCGACTTATCAAGAAAGGCTATATCGTCAGGGTTAAGAAAGGCCTTTATGTCTGGGGGGAACAGCTGGATTCCGAGGGATATTCAAAAGAGATACTGGCCAACTTGATCTACGGGCCTTCCTATATCTCTCTTGAATCCGCTCTTTCTTTTCACGGCCTGATTCCTGAGCGGGTTGAAACTGTCACCTCGGTGACATTTAAAAAAAACAAGATGTTTAAAACTCCGGTTGGTTCTTTTGAATATGTCCATCTTTACAAAGGGGCGTATGCAACAGGAGTGAATCTTCACGTTATTAATCAGACTGAAAACTATCTCCTTGCCGGCCCTGAAAAAGCATTGCTTGATTATATTGCCCTGCGGGTGCGACGAATTGATTCTGATACCCACCTTGCTCAACTATTGAATGAAGATATTCGAATTGATCATGATGAATTTGCCCGGCTGAGAACTGATTTGTTGATACGGTATGGTGAATTTTACCGGTCAAGGGTGATTCGAAAGTTCATCAAAAAGGTCACGGATGGATAGTGCAATATTACAGATGCTTGATGAGTATGGTTGTCAAAGCGCTTCTGACTATGAAAACGCTTTAAAAGAGATAATGCAGGAAATTGCCCTGCTTGGTCTCTGGCGGGTGAAGTTTTATGAACACGCCTTGTTCTATGGCGGCAGTTGCCTACGGATTTTATACGGCCTCCCCAGATTTTCAGAAGACCTGGATTTTTCTCTGTTGAGAACAAATCTTGACTTTGATCTTTCGAAATATTATGCGGCCATCGTGGCGGAGCTGGAAGGTTTTGGCTTTGAGGTGGAAATAAAAACAAAAAACAGGACTGTTGATTCTCAAATAGACTCTGCCTTTATCAAGGCTGGAACAAGAATCAATTTTATCAAGATTAAAGTACCGGACAGACTCCTGGCGCGATTACACAGTAATCAGATTTTGAAAATCAAGATTGAAGTTGACCTTGATCCGCCCGGCAATCATGGGGTTGAAGTGAAGGATATCTTCAGGCCGATTCCCTTCCAGGTAAAGACCATGCCGCTTGCCGATCTGTTTGCCGGCAAGATACACGCGATTCTTGCCAGGAAATGGCAAACAAGAGTAAAGGGCAGGGATTATTATGATTACCTCTGGTATCTTGGCAGGAAATCTGCGCTTAACCTCAAGCATCTTGAAGCAAGGCTTCTGCAGAGTGGTCACTTTAACGGACCACTGACAATAGATATTTTTCAGGCAATGCTCTCCCGGAAATTTCAAGAAGTTGATATTGAAAAGGCTAAAATGGATATCGCCCCTTTTTTGAACGACAGGGAAAAGGCGGCGCTTGATTTATGGTCTAATGATTATTTTATGAAAACTGTTAAGAGCATTCAATGCAGCCCTTGAAGACAATTATCTGGATAGCCGCCCACAATTTAATGATATACATCTTATGATCACCGATTTTCGCGGAACGATATTCCCAAACTGCCACCATCCGCTCACACATGCATAACCAGTTGAATTTTCATGATTTGTTTGCGTACATCAATTACATTTCGCCTCTTTTTGTTATATCTTATGGCGATTAAAATTATTAATGGCAAACCTTAAAACAAATTCGGGTAGGCGCATCACCCCCTCTCTGTTTTTTGATTATTGCCTCTGCTGTCAACAACTTCAAGGCGATTGGGCGCGAAACCAATATTAACCGTTATCGCCACTTGCCATGTTTTAACTTATTATTTGTTGACTTTTTAATCGTCACGATATATAACGTTTGCATGCGTGATGCTTCCTTTTTTATAAACCCTGCTCTTGACTGGCAGAAACGGTATGAGGCACTTCGGGCCTTCTTTGTTGAACGTCTGCCTGCCAAAATTGTGGCTGAACGCTTTGATTACTCACCCGGATATTTTCGTTTGCTCTGTCACCAGTTCCGAACCGGCAAGATTGATTTCTCGGAACCTGTACCGGAAGGGAAGACCAAGCGCCGGCGCATCTCTGAGGAGGTTCGCAAAAAGATCGTCGATTGGCGCAAGCAACGTTTGTCCGCCGGTGACATCACCGAACTGCTCAATGAAGATGGCGTGGAAATCTCAATCCGCACGGTTGAGCGAGTGTTGGCGGAAGAAGGCTTTCCAAAGCTTCCCCGGCGAACCCGGTTGAAAATAGGCCTTACCGTCAAAAAGGCTGAGGTGCCGCAACGTTCCGAAACCATATCTCCTGCCGGTGTTGAAGGTGATCTATGGGAATCCTCCGGTGCCGGTGTTTTTCTTTTTGCCCCCTTCCTGGCTCAATTCGATATCGATAAAATTATCCGGAGTGCCGGTCTTCCCGGAACAAAGTATATCCCGGCCCAGAACTACCTGCTCTCGTTTCTGGCCCTAAAACTTCTTGGCACTGAGCGGTACGCTCATGTGAGCGACCACGCCTTTGATCCGGGTCTCGGGTTGTTCGCCGGTCTCAATGTGTTGCCGAAGTGTACGGCTCTCTCGACGTATGCATACTCCTTGGATGGAGTCCATCTCCTGCGCCTCCAACAAGCATTTGTCAAAAAGGCGTCGGACCTTGGTCTTTACAAGGGAGACATTATTAATCTCGACTTCCACACCGTCCCCCATTTCGGCGACGAGTCCGTGCTTGAAAAGCATTGGGCCGGGGCACGGAATAAAACGATGAAAGGGGCGCTGACCCTGTTTGCCCAGGACGCTGAATCCAAGCTTATCCTCTATACAAGTGCCGACATCAAGAAAGACGAGACCGATGATCAGGTTCTCCATTTCCTGGCATTCTGGCGAGATATTCACCGGGGAGTGGAACCCACTTTTGTTTTCGACTCAAAATTCACCACCTATACCCATCTCACAGAGCTTGACATCCTGGGGATCAATTTCATCACCCTGCGACGTCGGGGGAAAAAGCTTCTTGACCAAGTGGAGCGACTGTCACCATGGAAACGGATCACCATACCCCATGCCAAACGAAAATATCCCAACCCCCTGGTACATGATTCTTTGATAATCCTTCGTGGTTATGAAGGTAAAATCCGGCAGGTGGTGATCCGCGGCAACGGCCACGAGAAGCCTACCTTCCTTGTCTCGAACGACCACGATACTCCGGTTGAACTCTTGGTGGGCAACTACGCACGCAGGTGGCGAGTTGAAAACGGTATTGCCGAAGCAGTGAAATTCTTCCACCTGAATGCTCTCTCTTCGCCAATCCTTATCAAGGTTCAATTCGATGTAATCATGACAATGATCGCCGACACCTTGTATTGTATGCTGGCCAAAAAACTCCGTGGTTTTGAGTCTTGCGACGCCCCCGAGATATATCGCCATTTTGTCCGTACAAGCGGAACAGTACAAGTATGCAACGGAGAGGTCACGGTTACGTATCCTCGGCGTGCTCACAATCCCATACTTCGGGCAGTACCGTGGGATAACCTTCCAAAAGCAATACCGGGATTCGGGGGTGTAAAACTCAATTTGGTCTTCAAGTAGAGGGCTCCAAATGTTATATTCCTATGACGGTTAAAGCAACGCGAAAATCGGTGT includes the following:
- the ispG gene encoding flavodoxin-dependent (E)-4-hydroxy-3-methylbut-2-enyl-diphosphate synthase, producing MRSRRKTRQIMVGSVPIGGDALIAVQSMTNTDTREVEATVAQIQQLERAGCEIIRVAVVDMEAARAIRAIRDRIAIPLIADIHFDARLAVASMEHGAQAVRINPGNIGGPARLARVVDAARQQGAAIRVGVNSGSLEKDILKKYGHPVPHALVDSGLRNIRLLEKLGFEQIKISLKSSNAMATVAAYRLMAERCDYPLHLGVTEAGGLIAGTVKSSVALGILLNEGIGDTLRISLTRDPVEEIRVGFELLRALDIRHRGPELVSCPTCGRCEINLFNLAEAVERHLQTMEQPLKVAVMGCVVNGPGEAREADIGLAGGRGVGIIFKKGKLFKKVSEDELLPAFLAELDGMAKQKTEDG
- a CDS encoding proline--tRNA ligase, whose protein sequence is MRYSKLLLPTLKETPAEAEVVSHRLLLRAGFIRKLASGIYTYLPLGLATIRKVEQIVREEMNRAGAQELLMPMVQPADLWQESGRWNKYGPELLRFHDRHEHQSCLGPTHEEVVTDLVRREVHSYRDLPLNLYQIQTKFRDEIRPRFGLMRGREFIMKDAYSFDVDDRGAEVSYQAMYDAYQRIFTRCGLSFRAVEADTGTIGGSSSHEFMVLAETGEDTLVICKECSYAANMEKARVRPPEAPAGPVELRPMEKVETPGKRKVAAVTGFLGITPRQLVKTMVFLVDGKPVAVLLRGDREVQPVKLKNLFNALEVELADDDQVFKITGVATGYLGPIGLNIEVVADREVMEMRNFAIGANEKNFHLINVNIGRDLTVARQADLRQATAEDRCVACGGQLELTKGIEVGHIFKLGDVYSKRLKAVFQDSRGKELPFVMGCYGIGVSRVVAAAIEQNNDKDGIIFPLPIAPCQVVILDLGGKDQAISRAADTLYHQLLDHGLEVLLDDRGERPGIKFKDADLIGIPYRLTVGRRFAGDGTIELRRRADGRTETMPLDKAAGRLSAMIREELAGMTP
- a CDS encoding bifunctional (p)ppGpp synthetase/guanosine-3',5'-bis(diphosphate) 3'-pyrophosphohydrolase encodes the protein MATIEQIIDLAGRHLEKEELVVLEKGYEYALKIYSGKKHLSSGKPYITHALEVCFILSQMRLDRKTLLAGLLHGVLKEDPSLSFRELSDLFGNDVANIVRGATKITNVKFDSRQTYQAENVRKLLLAMASDLRVLLVKLADRLHDMRSFALNDRSRELAMAQETMELYAPLASRLGIDWMKRELEDLAFSFLQPDEYQDLRQRVASSTADRETYVEEVIGILRRKLAENNVVDCEIIGRPKHLYSIYKKIIAQKIPLEKVYDKVAFRIIVNTVKECYQALGVVHENWAPVPGRIKDFISSPKANNYQSMHTTVLGPRKEFMEVQIRTRDMDRVAQEGIAAHWAYKEGQAVSARDAKVFKSLKQLVHWLQELKDPREFLDSVRDELFEPDVYCLTPMGEVKELPLGSTPIDFAYLIHTEVGDHCSGAKVNNRIVPLKYRLQNGDKVEIITSAKQKPRRGWLSIVRTSRAKSRIRHWLRQEERERSINVGREICERELRKYNTTLKKIIRTGHIKELLKGLRCNSLEDLLAKVGSGGITVKTLIQQMQPPEIRVAAEKRADDLQIPAARAQQSDGQSAIVVQGMDDMLVHISQCCLPVPGDQIMGFITTGRGISIHKQGCVNLLATDPLRRVEVAWSAKEQTVHRAQIRLVTENRKGMLAGVSALISKEDANILELEVKTRPDNLAAYLVVVEVEGLSQLQHLLQHLRQLAGVIEAHRA
- a CDS encoding aldolase catalytic domain-containing protein; protein product: MFRPEIKVIDCTVRDGGLMNKWQFKDDFVRDVYQALCAAGVDYMEIGYLSSESAFDRKEYGPWRFCAEEDLQRIIGDGEKKIKLSAMADIGRIDYGDIPPAAESSLDMVRVACYVHQVDTAIALAHHCLDKGYEATINLMAVSTVGLRDLNEALDDLSRSRVPIIYLVDSFGAFYCEDIETLAAKYFERLPGKTIGIHCHNNQQLAFANTIAGIIAGINFLDGTLYGIGRGAGNCTLELLLSFLKNPKFNVRPVIQCIEKQIFPWARKIDWGYSVPYMVTGVLNQHPRTAMAHMESDHQEEITDFYDKTTCTNEAV
- a CDS encoding polyhydroxyalkanoic acid system family protein, which codes for MPSLKMSLPHNLVPDEAEDRIKGLWDELKEQHGDKISDLNESWSNSTGFFSFRMMGFAVKGTLAVQPAQVVLEGSIPFLALPFKAEIEETILIKAQQILS
- a CDS encoding nucleotidyl transferase AbiEii/AbiGii toxin family protein, with translation MDSAILQMLDEYGCQSASDYENALKEIMQEIALLGLWRVKFYEHALFYGGSCLRILYGLPRFSEDLDFSLLRTNLDFDLSKYYAAIVAELEGFGFEVEIKTKNRTVDSQIDSAFIKAGTRINFIKIKVPDRLLARLHSNQILKIKIEVDLDPPGNHGVEVKDIFRPIPFQVKTMPLADLFAGKIHAILARKWQTRVKGRDYYDYLWYLGRKSALNLKHLEARLLQSGHFNGPLTIDIFQAMLSRKFQEVDIEKAKMDIAPFLNDREKAALDLWSNDYFMKTVKSIQCSP
- a CDS encoding transposase codes for the protein MIIASAVNNFKAIGRETNINRYRHLPCFNLLFVDFLIVTIYNVCMRDASFFINPALDWQKRYEALRAFFVERLPAKIVAERFDYSPGYFRLLCHQFRTGKIDFSEPVPEGKTKRRRISEEVRKKIVDWRKQRLSAGDITELLNEDGVEISIRTVERVLAEEGFPKLPRRTRLKIGLTVKKAEVPQRSETISPAGVEGDLWESSGAGVFLFAPFLAQFDIDKIIRSAGLPGTKYIPAQNYLLSFLALKLLGTERYAHVSDHAFDPGLGLFAGLNVLPKCTALSTYAYSLDGVHLLRLQQAFVKKASDLGLYKGDIINLDFHTVPHFGDESVLEKHWAGARNKTMKGALTLFAQDAESKLILYTSADIKKDETDDQVLHFLAFWRDIHRGVEPTFVFDSKFTTYTHLTELDILGINFITLRRRGKKLLDQVERLSPWKRITIPHAKRKYPNPLVHDSLIILRGYEGKIRQVVIRGNGHEKPTFLVSNDHDTPVELLVGNYARRWRVENGIAEAVKFFHLNALSSPILIKVQFDVIMTMIADTLYCMLAKKLRGFESCDAPEIYRHFVRTSGTVQVCNGEVTVTYPRRAHNPILRAVPWDNLPKAIPGFGGVKLNLVFK